In Acidobacteriota bacterium, the DNA window CGGCTCGTGCGCTCGGCTCGAACGCCCGACCTGTTCGGGGGCTTCGGGTTTCGCCGGGAGGCGGGTGAGCCCGTGATTGGTGCTCGCTTCGGCTTGACGCTGCCGCTGTTTCAGCGGCAGACGGGCGCAATCGCGACGGCATCCGGCCGGATCGCGGAATTACGGAACGCCCTCGACGCGAGACGCGTTGCGCTGGAGGCGCGTCTCCGTGGCGCGCACGCGAGATACGTGATCGCGGCACAGGCCGCCGAAGCGATTACGTCCAATGCGGTCCCGCTGGTCGAGGAGAACGAACAACTCACGCGCGAAAGCTATGAGGCCGGCAAGATTGGATTGCTGGAGTTGCTCGTCATCCGCCGCGAGGGCTTTGCCGCGCGACGTGAAGCGCTCGACGCGCAATTGGAGTCGACTCTCGCGGGTGTGGAGGTTCGCGGCGTCGCCGGTGTGATTCGTTGATGCTACCGGCACAGGAGAGGCCATGATGACGAGTTCACGAGCGGTCCGCGTCGTACGTCTCTGCGGCATCACCTTCGCGGTGACCGCGCTGCTGATTGGATGCGGACGCGGGAGTCCTCCCGAGCGGCGCGAGGGCACGCCCGCAGCCCCGGAGCCAAAACCCGGAGGCAGTCGGCAGGCCGAGCACCACGACGAAGCCGGCGTCGTGGAACTTTCGCCCGAAGCGATGCAGCGCGCTGACATTCGTGTGGAGGCGATACGGGCGGTGTCGGCCGCTCAGGTACTTATTGCCCCTGCCGAACTGCAGCCAAATGCCGATCGCATCGCCCGAGTCGGTCCGAGAGTGGCGGGGCGGATCGTACGCGTGATTGTGCCGCTCGGCGCTTACGTGCGAGCGGGGCAGCCGCTGGCGACCGTCCGGAGCCCGGAAGCGGCGGAAGCCGCGGCGGCGCTCGATAGTGCTCGAGCCGTGGAAAACCTCGCGCGGCGATCCTTGGCCCGTGAGCGAGAACTCTTCGAACGGAAAGTCTCTGCGCAACGTGAGGTGCTCGAAGCGGAGGCCACCCTCGCCAGCGCCGAAGCCGCGGTGCGCGCGGCGGAGGCACGCCTCGCCGCGAAGGGCTTCAGGGCTCCGACCGGAAACGCGCAAAGCACCGATCCGGTCGTCACGGTGACCAGCCCGATCGGTGGCACCGTTATCGAGCGCACCGCGGCGGCGGACGCGCCAGTCGGCCCTGACAGCGTCTTGTTCACCATCGCGGACCTCAGCTCTCTCTGGCTGACCGTTCGCGTCCCGGAAACCGGCGTCGCGGCGATTCGTCGTGGCCAGACGGTCAGCGTCGTCGTGGGCGGTATGCCCGATCGACCTGTCGAAGGCCGCGTCGATTACATCGCGCCGATCGTCGCGCCGGAGAGCCGGACCGTGGATGTTCGAGTGCAGGTACCGAACAGAACCG includes these proteins:
- a CDS encoding efflux RND transporter periplasmic adaptor subunit — translated: MMTSSRAVRVVRLCGITFAVTALLIGCGRGSPPERREGTPAAPEPKPGGSRQAEHHDEAGVVELSPEAMQRADIRVEAIRAVSAAQVLIAPAELQPNADRIARVGPRVAGRIVRVIVPLGAYVRAGQPLATVRSPEAAEAAAALDSARAVENLARRSLARERELFERKVSAQREVLEAEATLASAEAAVRAAEARLAAKGFRAPTGNAQSTDPVVTVTSPIGGTVIERTAAADAPVGPDSVLFTIADLSSLWLTVRVPETGVAAIRRGQTVSVVVGGMPDRPVEGRVDYIAPIVAPESRTVDVRVQVPNRTGDLRPGTSASARFDLPNSPRASGEARVLVPRTAVQELNQGSVVFVPTGERKFKAQPVTLGSSYGNEVEVLSGVKAGDRIVVQGAFTLKAQALRGAVADPH